The nucleotide sequence TGCGGCGACGGGCACAGGTACGGGCACCGGCGCAGGCGCCGGGGCCAAGGCCGGGATGTTGGCCACGCTGACCAGCACGGGCGGCACGGGCGGGCGTTTCAGGTAGACCCAGCCCAGGGCGATGGCGGCGGCCGTCAGGCCGGCCGCACCGCCGAAGACCAGCGCGCGAGAGACACCCCGCTCGCGTTCGGGCACGGAGCGGATGCCGGCCGCGTCGCCGCGTCCATCGGGGGTGCCGCGTGCATCGAGGTCTTGCAACATCTTGTTAATCAGGCTCATCTACAGGCTCATCTTCGTCATCGGTTCAATAAGGTCCAGCTCACGCCGCAAGCGGCGGCCAGCACACCGGCGCCGGCCAGCCACGGCCAAGGCTTCTGCCAAAAGCGGGCCTTGCTGGCCAGGGTATCGCTGGCGGCCAGCGCCACGTGGCGGCCGCTGACTTGCTGGCGGCCTTCGCCGTACGCCACCATCAGCGCCTTGTGCGCCATGATGTTGATCAGGCGCGGGATGCCTCCGGACGCCTTGTACAGCTTGCTCACGCCGCCACGGCTGAACAGGCGCGCGCCATCGAAACCGGCCACGCGCAGGCGGTGCGCCACATAAAAATCCACGTCGTCGCGGCACAAAGGCCCCAGGTGATAGTGAAAGGTGATGCGCTGCGCCAGCTGGCGGATTTCCGGCAGGGCCAGCTTGACGTCCAGCTCGGGCTGGCCGAACAGCACGATTTGCAGCAGCTTGCGCTTTTCCGTTTCCAGGTTCGTCAGCAGGCGCAAGGCCTCCAGGCTGTCGACGGGAATCGCCTGCGCTTCATCCAGGCACAGCAGCACGCGCTTGCCCTGCGCCGCCAGGTTGAGCAAGCGCAGGTTGAGCGACTTGAGGAGCTGATGCTGGTCAGCATCTTTCTCCAGCAGCACATCGAGGTCGTCGGCCAGCGCCAGGATCAGCGAACGGGGCGGCAAGTTCGGATTCGGGATGTAGGCCGTGACGAAATCCGGGCCCAGGGATTGCATGAACTTGCGGCACAGAAAAGTCTTGCCGGTACCCACTTCGCCAGTGATCTTGATGAAGCCCTCGCCATTGCGCGCCGCCACCAGCAAGGTGTTGAGCGCCTTTTGCGATTGCGGGCCGTTGAAGAAGAAACTGGTATCGGGCGTGAGGCCGAACGGCGCCTCACGCAAGCCGAAATGGGCCTGGTACATTTAGCGCCGCTCCGAAGGACGGCGCGGGTCGAGCGCCTCGATGCGCCGGCCCGAATCGAGCAAGTCCTCGTTCCAGCTGTTGGCGCCCTCGACGATGGTGGGCTTGATCAGCACCACCAGTTCGCGCTTCTGGATCACTTGCCCCGTATTGCGGAACAAGGCACCCAGCACGGGAATATCGCCCGCGCCCGGCACTTGCGAGCGGTCCGAGGTGGTGGCCTGGCGCATCAGCCCGCCGATGGCGACAATACGTCCATCCTGGCTGCGCACCATGCTGTCCATCTCCGAGGTGCTGGAAGCGGCCAGTGGCAATTTCAGCGAACCGGCACTGCCCAGGTCGATTTGCTTGTTGACGGTCGTCACCTGGCTGACGGACGGGTGCACGTGCAGGATGATGTTGCCCTGTTCGTCGATCTGCGGCGTCACGTCCAGCACCACACCGGAAAAGAATGGCTGCAGGGTGACGTTCGGGCTGGAGGTGGTGCCGCCCGTGGTGCCGGTCGACGTCACGGTGGTGCTCACGCCGGTGACGAAGAATTCGTCCGTGCCTATTTTCAGCACGGCCTTCTGGTTGTTCATGGTGGCGATGCGCGGGCTCGACAGCACGTGCACGGCGCCCTGCGACTCCAGGAAGGTAATCATGGCGGCAAAGTTGGCAGTCTGAAAGGCCAGACCGAACATCGAACCGGCCGCTGTGGCCGCAGAGCTCAAGCCAAAACCGCTGCTGGCCGTCAGCCCGTTGCCATTCGTCATGTTCGGCGGCTGGCCGCCGTTGAACGGCAGCGGCGCCAGGGTGCCGCCCGGCTGGATGAAGCCCGTCGAAATGCGATTCGTGTGGCCGCTCTTGATGGAGGCAAACGAAGCCCAGTTGATGCCGGTCTGGAAATTATCGTTCAGTTCCACTTCGAGAATCTTGGCTTCCAGGATCACCTGGCGGTCCACCGACAGCTGCGTCGCCTTCAGGTACAGGTCGACGGCGCGCAATTCCTCTGGCATGCCGCGCACGACGACGACGCCTGACTGCGGGCTGATCACCACCTTGCGGCCGTCGGCAGTGCCACCGATGATGGCGCCCAGCGACTCTTTCAGTTCGGCCCAAAAATTGCTGTCGGACGTGGTGCTCAGGTTGGAACTGTCCTGCACCACTTGCTCGCCCGGCTGGCCAGGCTGCTGCTGGTTCTGCTGCGACTGCTGGCCGTTGTTGCCCCCGCTCTGGCCGCTGTTGCTGATGCCGGCATTCGACACCGACGTCGAGGACACGCGCAAATTCGACGTGCCCTTGCGGTTGCCCGTCAGGTAATTGACCTGAAACATGCGGGTTTGCATGGTGAGGGGCCGTATCGAAATGCGCGTGCCATCGACCTTGTAATCATAGCCATACATCTCGCGCATGGCGTCAAGCGCCTCGAACAGGGTCACATCTTTCAGGTTGGCGGAAATGCTGCCCTGCACATCCGGATGCACGAGCATGTTGTAGCGCGTGCCGTTGACGAGCGAGTGAAAGAACTGGCGTGCCGGAACGTTGTTGAACGCGACATTGAAACGCTCGTCCAGCACGCCGCGCGCCTTCGGCAACTGCGCGGCCAGCGCGGACGCCGGCGGCAACAGTGCGTTTTCCACCGCAGCCGATTGCGCCGCCGGGCTGGTGGTGGCCACTGCGCCTGCCACCTGCTCCTTGATTGCATTGTAGGTGTCGCGCTTCACAGGCGCGACGTTGCAGGCACACAAACCCGCTGCAAGTCCCAGGACGCTTGCCCGCTTGCTTATTTCAAATATCTTACGCATTCCCGCCTTGTGTTTATTGGGTGACATGAACCTGTTTCCTTCGTACATGCATTGCATCATTCGCATCGACCGTCTTCGGGTACAGCCGCAGCGTTTCCAAGGTCTTGCCGCGCCGCAGCGCCACGCTCGCCTCGTCTATGCTGACGACGACAGCGCCGCCCACCTTGTCGCCCGCGCGCACGCTGCGGCCATCGATCACGGCCAGGCGCCGTCCGCCAGGCTGATGGGAGATCAACACCGATTGCAGCTGCGGCCGCGCCGCGCGGGCGGACACGGCACTGCCCTCGACAGGCGCCGCATCGGGCGGTCTGGTCGGATCGACCAGGCCCTGTCCAAAGGCCCATGGCGCCAAGGCCAGCAGCACAGTACCAACAGCGGCGCAGCGCCTGGCGCGCATCACAGCGCGATCCATTTCTCGTCCAGGCTGAGCGTGTACAGGGTCAGGCTCAGCGTGGCATTCGGGTACTGCTCGACTTGCATATTGACCTTGCCCCAGAACACATGGGCCGGCATGGCCTCCACGGCATCCATATAATTCACCATATCCAGATAATTCCCACGCAATACGATTTCCACACCATGACGGTATAGCAAGGCCGGCGCCTTCGCCGGTTCGGCATCCGCTGGCGACTGCCCGGCAGGCGCGGCCGCAGGTGCGGACGGCGCCGCCTTGGTGGCGACATGGCCGCCCTGCCCCATGGCGCCGGATGGCAATGTGGCCAGCGACACCAGGCGCAAGTTGGCCTGCTGTTTCAGCAATTGCTGCAGCATCGGCACGATGCGCTCGGGCGCCACCAGGCCGTTTTGCGTCGCTTGCAGGGATTGCCGCATCTGCTGGACTTCCTGCCTGATCCGTTCGAGCCGGATGCGGTCCTGCTGGTTGGGGTCGCCCGCATGCGCTGCCATCCTTTGCGCCATCTCGACATCGATGGCCGCGACGGCCTGCTGACGCTGGGCAATCGTGTCGGCCAGCGCCTTGCGCCTGGTCAACAGCGGATCGACGAACAGATAAACAACCATGAAAATCAGCAGCCCGGCACTGGCGCCAAAGACCATGATCCGTTCCCGCACGCTGAGCGCATCAAATTTCAGGGCAAATTGTTGCCATTGCTGTTTCATTGCTTGACCGCCCCTGCATCGCTGGCGGGTGCCGCCGACGATTGCAAACTGAATTCGATAAAGCGCGGCGCCGGTGCCGCCACGGCAGCGGCCGGCGCTGCGCCTGGCAATGCTGGCGCTGAGACGGCGGCCTGGGCAGGAAGCTGAGCGGTGGCCATGTCCAGGCGCGCGAACGATTTGCCTTGCAACGCCGATTCCCTGGACAGGGCGCTGATGTACTGGGGCAGCAAGTCCGGCTGCACGACGCGCCCCCGCAAGCCAATTTCCTTGCCGGCGCCGGCGATGCTCGCCCCCGTCAGCCACAAGCCATTGACTCTGGCGCGCGCGAAGGCGCGGAAATAATCGGCATAGCCCTGTGTATTGCCCAGTTCGCCGCCCTGCAGAATTTGCCCGGCTTCCAGCAAGGCGCCGCGGTCAGCCTCTGCCTGGCCCAGCGCGCCCGCGATCAGCGGGTCCTTGCCGGGCACGGGAAACCGCGCGAACACATCCGCCCGCCGCGCCTCGCGTGCATCGAGCACGACCTTGGCGTCGGCCGCCGTCCGCTCCAGCGCGGCCACCTGGCGCGCGCCGAACCAGACCACTGCCACACTGGCGGCAAGGACCAGACCCAGGCCACGCAGCAAGCCCACCGCCGACATCGCCTGCTTCTGTTTTTCAAACGCGGGGTTGAACAGATTGATTTGCTGGCTCACGCTGGCATCTCCTCCTGCCGCAGGGCCGCACCCAGGGCCAGGAAAAAGCGCGCCTGGCCGGCAGCGGCCAACAGGTCCGGCACCTTGGAAAAATCAAACAGGGCCGTCAGATCCAGCGCCTCGACCGGCATGTACAAATTGTCTGCCAGGTAAGCATGCAGGCCGTCGCTGCCGGTCGGCGCCAGAACCAGCCTGGCAACGGAAATAAAATGAAATTGACGGTCGAAATGGTCAAAGGAACGCTGCAGTTCCAGCGTGATCCTGTCGTAATACTGCTGCCGCTGTGTGTCGCTGGTATCGGCCAGCTGCGCCACGGTCACGTCGATGCGGCGCGCCAGATACAGTTCCCCATCGAACGTCACGGTCAACAGCCCCCCTTCGTCATCGAAAGACAGCATGGCCAGGCCGCGTCCCGGCGTTTCCATCAAGCCCGCGATATTTCGCTGGGCCATTTCCGGGATATCGATGACCGACAGGGCGATCTTGCTTTCGCCATACAGCGCCTGGCGCTGGGCCACGGCAGTGTTGCGCGCCGCGACGGCGAACAGCGATTGCGCGCGTCCCGGCCCGTTCTTGTCGGCGGGAATATCGATGACGTCGACGGTGGCGTCCGCCGCAGGAAAGTCGATCATGTCCTTCAGGCGCCAGCGGACGGCGGTCTTGAGCTCGTCCGGCGGCACGTTCGGCGCGTCGAGCGTCAGTATCTGATACTCGCCCGCGCCGAGCAAAGTGGTGTTTCGATAAGACTGGGCATGCACATCCCGGTTCATTTTTTCCAGGGTCGCCGCCGCCAGCGGCTTGCGTCCGGGATACATGACCGCCGCCTGCACCAGCGGCTTGTCATCCGCGCGCCGCTTGACCACGGCAGCGCACACGCCTTCCGCTGACAATGATG is from Janthinobacterium sp. 61 and encodes:
- a CDS encoding MSHA biogenesis protein MshK, translating into MDRAVMRARRCAAVGTVLLALAPWAFGQGLVDPTRPPDAAPVEGSAVSARAARPQLQSVLISHQPGGRRLAVIDGRSVRAGDKVGGAVVVSIDEASVALRRGKTLETLRLYPKTVDANDAMHVRRKQVHVTQ
- a CDS encoding type II secretion system protein M, translating into MKQQWQQFALKFDALSVRERIMVFGASAGLLIFMVVYLFVDPLLTRRKALADTIAQRQQAVAAIDVEMAQRMAAHAGDPNQQDRIRLERIRQEVQQMRQSLQATQNGLVAPERIVPMLQQLLKQQANLRLVSLATLPSGAMGQGGHVATKAAPSAPAAAPAGQSPADAEPAKAPALLYRHGVEIVLRGNYLDMVNYMDAVEAMPAHVFWGKVNMQVEQYPNATLSLTLYTLSLDEKWIAL
- a CDS encoding MSHA biogenesis protein MshA, translated to MSQQINLFNPAFEKQKQAMSAVGLLRGLGLVLAASVAVVWFGARQVAALERTAADAKVVLDAREARRADVFARFPVPGKDPLIAGALGQAEADRGALLEAGQILQGGELGNTQGYADYFRAFARARVNGLWLTGASIAGAGKEIGLRGRVVQPDLLPQYISALSRESALQGKSFARLDMATAQLPAQAAVSAPALPGAAPAAAVAAPAPRFIEFSLQSSAAPASDAGAVKQ
- the mshL gene encoding pilus (MSHA type) biogenesis protein MshL; this translates as MRKIFEISKRASVLGLAAGLCACNVAPVKRDTYNAIKEQVAGAVATTSPAAQSAAVENALLPPASALAAQLPKARGVLDERFNVAFNNVPARQFFHSLVNGTRYNMLVHPDVQGSISANLKDVTLFEALDAMREMYGYDYKVDGTRISIRPLTMQTRMFQVNYLTGNRKGTSNLRVSSTSVSNAGISNSGQSGGNNGQQSQQNQQQPGQPGEQVVQDSSNLSTTSDSNFWAELKESLGAIIGGTADGRKVVISPQSGVVVVRGMPEELRAVDLYLKATQLSVDRQVILEAKILEVELNDNFQTGINWASFASIKSGHTNRISTGFIQPGGTLAPLPFNGGQPPNMTNGNGLTASSGFGLSSAATAAGSMFGLAFQTANFAAMITFLESQGAVHVLSSPRIATMNNQKAVLKIGTDEFFVTGVSTTVTSTGTTGGTTSSPNVTLQPFFSGVVLDVTPQIDEQGNIILHVHPSVSQVTTVNKQIDLGSAGSLKLPLAASSTSEMDSMVRSQDGRIVAIGGLMRQATTSDRSQVPGAGDIPVLGALFRNTGQVIQKRELVVLIKPTIVEGANSWNEDLLDSGRRIEALDPRRPSERR
- a CDS encoding ExeA family protein, which gives rise to MYQAHFGLREAPFGLTPDTSFFFNGPQSQKALNTLLVAARNGEGFIKITGEVGTGKTFLCRKFMQSLGPDFVTAYIPNPNLPPRSLILALADDLDVLLEKDADQHQLLKSLNLRLLNLAAQGKRVLLCLDEAQAIPVDSLEALRLLTNLETEKRKLLQIVLFGQPELDVKLALPEIRQLAQRITFHYHLGPLCRDDVDFYVAHRLRVAGFDGARLFSRGGVSKLYKASGGIPRLINIMAHKALMVAYGEGRQQVSGRHVALAASDTLASKARFWQKPWPWLAGAGVLAAACGVSWTLLNR
- the pilM gene encoding type IV pilus biogenesis protein PilM, which encodes MGLFAKAKKYEGWLATSLSAEGVCAAVVKRRADDKPLVQAAVMYPGRKPLAAATLEKMNRDVHAQSYRNTTLLGAGEYQILTLDAPNVPPDELKTAVRWRLKDMIDFPAADATVDVIDIPADKNGPGRAQSLFAVAARNTAVAQRQALYGESKIALSVIDIPEMAQRNIAGLMETPGRGLAMLSFDDEGGLLTVTFDGELYLARRIDVTVAQLADTSDTQRQQYYDRITLELQRSFDHFDRQFHFISVARLVLAPTGSDGLHAYLADNLYMPVEALDLTALFDFSKVPDLLAAAGQARFFLALGAALRQEEMPA